A stretch of DNA from Danaus plexippus chromosome 31, MEX_DaPlex, whole genome shotgun sequence:
GATATAAACGCTATACAGGCGTACGCTGAGGTCATTGAACCGCTGGAGACCAAGACGCAGCTCGAGGGTGAGTAAAACAGATAGAGAGGGAGAGAgacagagagagagagagagagccGCGGGcacatttatgtattattaaatatactataaccGCAGGTATAGCCGAGGTCCCGGAAGCTGAGATATCAAATGACCTGGGCGGAGCCGTGCCTGATGTGGGTAAGTCAGGACTCTTCAACAATAGTAAGAGAGAATCTTAATGATATGACTATAAGGGCTTGAATTGATTGTAGTTGAGATCAGAATAAGGACTATTGTTTTTGTACACCCGTATATACAGGAGCATTTATATAAGGACTCAATATATACAGGGTGTTAAccaataaaatttcttcaatatCTTCCACTCACTGTATTAAGAGTTCAGTCCTCGCTACACCCTGTGTATCCCTCAGAGGGCGGCGACTTCTACATAGCGGCGTATCCTTACAACTCCACTGAACCCGGCGACCTGGTCTTCGAGGCTGGAGAGAGGATAGAGGTCATAAGGCGGGACGGGGACTGGTGGACCGGCAGGGTCGGGATACGGTGAGGGATAGGGATAGGATGGGATAGGGGTGATACTTATTGCAGATTTAATGTAAAGTCAaagattaattacaatttcacAATGAATTCGTCTCCGACACTAGAGCCCGGTTGTTAGGACGGCTGCAAGGCGTTCAGGAAGCACACAgatacgaatattttttgatattttttatacaaatctcctgtaaatagaaaaataaccTTTCTAAGCATAttattggtaaaaaaatatattttcctactAAAACCCTATTGACACTAATAGATAGATAGTCCACTTGAACACGGACGGTTTCATGGTATTGAACTCTGTACTATCAGTGTCCACGTATTCAAACCCATACTGGGACATCAGTAGTTTATTTGGTcataggaaaataatttttctttctttaaattatttccagTACCGGGATTTTCCCGTCGAACTACGTAACCAAGGACACAACGACCGGAAGTGACGTCATGTCCAGTATACCGGAAGCGAGGGAGCCGGAACCCGCTAGAGAGCTGCAAacggtataaatatataaattgtatgttttaaaggaattattatttaagtccaTTCTATTTCCGCTCATTCTTTCctcaaaagtaatatattttaatatccaaacaagaaatttacataaaaaatcgACAATCAATAATTTACTACAATTACCGTTTACGTAAAGACCGACAGTATGACGTTTGAACTGATAAAAAATGGTACCGTAAAGAAAATGAAGTAACGCAGTGTTGATGGAAGTAACGCAGTGTTGATGGTGTGATTGTGTGGTTCAAGGTGTCCGAAGCCGTGCCGGAGATCCAAGCGGAGCCCAAGGAGGCGCCCGTCGACTACATACAGGTATACACTAGGCGCCAGCCCCGGCGTCGCGCGCGCTGGGTACACACCATATAACATAACCTATTTAATGTTGGGgactaaacttatattatgataacttacaAACGGTCCTcctgatttaaatgatttaaaaactaatttgcTGATACTGTTGTAGGCTTGacaacgaagtaatttatattgataagacttagtacagtaatatatgtattaatataataataatatatgtcactAGGAACAGAAGTCGTCCACGCCGATATCCTCGGAGGTGGCCTCTATAACTGAGGCGGCGGGGGCGGGGGGAGCTGGGGGCGCGCGGCCCGCCTCCGCCGCCCGCAGGGACTCCGGCCGGGACTCCGCCACCAGGAGGAAGCACGAGGTGGCGCAGGCCCTCGCCAACTACACCGCCACAAGGTGAGACATGTGTGACGCTCTCCCACTCACACTCCATAAGAGAGAGCGAGAGGGGACATCACCTGTGACGTCATATATAATGCGTCCGTTTCCAGTTCGGAGCAGCTGTCGCTGGTGAAGGGTCAGCTGCTGGTGGTGAGGAAGAAGGCGGACAGCGGCTGGTGGGAGGGAGAGCTGCAAGCCAAGGGGCGGGCCAGGCAGAGCGGCTGGTTCCCCGCCACGTATGTTAAGGTATGGGGAGGGGGGGGAGAGAGAGGGGGGATTCACGAAGTAATCACACAGCTGTATATAAAGTAGAACTCGCAGTCAGAAgatacattttgaaataattgagATTGCCGTATAGTTGTGTTCCAGTCGCACAGTAACCGCTGAGCCGACTGGGATGCGGTTCTGTCTGCGCGCTATTCTCTGTATGTCGTATGACTCCAGGTCCTGCAGTCCTCGGGACGCACTTCCGGTCGCACGACGCCCGTGATGTCCAAGATGGACGCCGTGCCGGCGGAAACTGTCATAGATAAAGTAACTGGCTCTGTTTATAACATgtttagtattaataaattgttattataattgatcgATAGAACCTTCTAGAACGATAACAATAACACAAAGGagacaaataaaacaacagaATAATATATGAGAAACTAATTGTATGCGGAAAATCTATTTGGtttttgtgattaaaaaactatCGCCGTCaccgttttattttaaccaacTAACTGAAGTGAGACGACAATACCGTTCGTGTTGACGTACAGACTGGATGCGATTTGTGCGTAGTACGCAGATAAACTCGAACCACGTGGACGAGATCTACCTAGGACAGATTTATTGACCGCGGCgggataataaatatatatatatatatatatatatatatgtgtgtgtgtgtgtgtgtgtgtgtgtgtgtttttgtgATATATGTATGGTTATTGTGCAGGTGATCGCTCTGTACCCTTACACGGCTCAGAACGCGGACGAGCTCAGCTTCGACAAGGACGACATCATAGCGGTCACCGACAGGTCGCAGGACCCCGCCTGGTGGCAAGGTACGGACaccacacgcacacacacacacacgcacacgcacacgacACAGACTCGCAACACGAACACCAACACACACGGGCTAGGCACacattaaattgataattttacaaaattttatcgtCCCCTTTCTTAACGGTGACATAAGAAAATTGTTCCCTGTAACgaatacaatttataagatattattatatattatgtatgtgaGCCAAcagtcagcgccatctatcgcgtGTCGCGTTACTTCACACAATACACCTGTCATGAAGTGTTCCCGGAAACTACACGGACTGGagatacattatatactatatgctattataatgtaaggaaatatattattgtagctTCATTACAATTGACAATTCTACTAATAACTTTCAGGTGAACTGCGCGGGATGACTGGCCTCTTCCCAAGCAACTACGTCACCAAACTGGTTAACTGAACTAGTTTAGAGATACCTTCGACAGAGGGCGCttaaccaaaatatataacaatattgtgTCTTAAGTAGTTCCCTATATTAGTGTTGAACTTCTACTAATCaacaatagatggcgcttttGATGAATTTGCTTCAACGACTAATAAAGgcttataataactattaattctACCGATAGATGTCACCTGaaacaaacttatttttaaatgcttagatcgtttcttataaattttattgacattcCAAAATCACAGATGGCGTTGAAGTGTTTTATTCGGTTAAGatattcaatgttttaataaatttcgacTTCTAGTATTGTttgtgtttgtatttattttatattataatgtttgttcTCGGTTTTAGTACAAATGTTGAGATGTTGAACCTGTCACGTACTGTAGATGTATTAAATGTTCAAATCGCCCACGTGTTTCATTATACAGCCCGTTATCTTGCACAATGAGGTGCAGATATGACGTTCACACAGACGTCACAATCCCTtaacctattttattttactgtatttttaGTGTGTCAATTAATATCGATTTAATGTTTACCGAAACGTAACCATTTTGATAACAAATAGTAATCATGATTACTCATTATCagtgtaattataatgtatgaaataaatataacctacacctgggtcgcaagtcccaggaaCTGTTGAacctcctctccctgcaatggACCCGACGCCCGCACGGTggatccatggaatgatgcGAGGTTTAGTCCCTCTTAGCTACAAGTGTTGAAGTAAGCATCCTTCGAGTACCTGATCTTATTTAACTCTttcttacaatataaaaatcaaatcattTATTCGGAACactatattaagttaaaatggCGGTCGATTTTATGGGCTACAGTAGATATAAAGTTCCATTaacggttttatttaaatatataaccttaATGTATGGCGAGGTTTTATATACTTCAAGATTAAAGgtaatatgaaagaaaatattttctactataaataatgtagTGCTGAATAggggaatataaaataaaaatgttggtcGCTACCACAGGAAGTAGTTACCGGATATCCTGAACTGTTAGTGTCACCGAAATCATAGCCTTACTTCAATACCGGATGAATAGACTTCACTACCATATTTAAACCCTCTGGTCTCTGTTGAGTGTTGCTATTactcttttgtttttaaaaactcatCTCGGgtgtattaattaaagattGTAATTCGGTTTTCCTCAAATTTGTCGTGTTCGCCGAGCGTTACCCCGGGAACTATACATACTCACTCATCAGTGGCGTAACTACAGGGTGGCAAGTCGGCAAAATGCCACGGGCCGCCAACCGGAAGGGGTCCCTGGTCAGAAGAAAATTcccaacatttatataaacacatccatactaatattataaatgcgaaagtaactctgtctgtctgtttcgctttcacgcctaaatgattttgatgaaatttggtacAGAGATAGAATAGACCCTAAGGAACAACATAGACgactttttattgcaaaaaataggggagaatgggtaaaaagaggggaTGACTGTTCATATGTAAATTCCTTTGATTTCTGAGACGAcgacgagacgaaacctcttagcattcaatggattcaccgtgcgggtgccgggaccatcgcgttgcagggagaggagcttcaacaaaacaaacttcaggtgtaggtttaaggggcccctaactaacgcgcgttaaacgctcacctccactgtccaagctcctctccctacctaaccatatttgaaaagaacctactagggctgccttcgaagtacgttccaagaacgaattgatgtgagttctggacaggcccaagtcttttagcaggttgtagagagatttagccgttatacctctcgctcccacttctaccgcgtataaatccacgacgaacctatttcgagtgagttcgtttgtgagctcgtaatatttgttgaccttgatggtatggtctttggggatgttggtttcccaaggaaccgtaagctctatcatcacaacgcgctttaagattcgcgaatacataaatatgtctggtctggaggccgacgcacaaatgtcctcggggattttgtattgtttttcatacgtatccatcattatagtccaatccgtagccgctttaaggatggagtaaggcttgacatttgtttttatagccctagtgccctctctcacaaaacctactgatcgctcgtctgttgttatttccttttgcgctctggctaccgaaagactaactgcttcacgtatgatttctagaaccctatcgtgacgacgcgagtattgaccgctatcgaggagtaccttacatcaaactaacaagtgcctagcagttccaactgccttcccacagatatagcaagtcttttcggtacctttaccccatcttactaaattactctgatctgggagagtcatctggaacgcaaagtatttgtttacaaaagtcgttatttgtgttaatattaataattttattagtagtaatagtttttaaatatatatatatggttgtgtgtgtgtgtgtattatatactaaaattattggaTATTGTGGTTATTCTGTAAGAACTAAAGGTAAAGGCCTCCGCCAGTGATTAAAGTCTaccaaataaaagtttataaataagtattataaaataaaaaatactattattaaacgTTCGCCTTTTTTATAACCGGGGGGGGGGGGGAGGTCATCCGATGTATTCTGCCACGGGCCTCGAACAGTGTAGTTACGCCACTGTCACTCATACCTACTTCAATTTGATTTGCATCATGATTTGGTAAATTTCCTGAAAGTATCTGCTTGTAAAAGGTGAAAATACTTAGTGTATGTTAGTAGACCCTATACTCGTGTTGGTGCCACTGGCTCTCGCAGCCCGATTGATTTAAGAAGTCATTTAAACCAATACATTAGCTAACTGTAAAGagactatttattttagccgttttttttttcaatcatttttttgtcattcGATTTAagttactattattaattgtaattatttaactagTGTTTTTATCAACgaattgaagaaaataaactgTGAGCTGTGTTGTTGATGTgttcaaattaagaaaatgCTATCTTACCTtgtgcttttaaaatttaaacccaaatatatgtgtatgtgcGCGGCAGTGACGAGAAGTACGCTAACGTAAGTCGctcatatagaaaattaagaacTTATAGAGAACTTAAACGTAATTTTCTGCTCTTTTTCATTCCGCCAcagtcttattttattatccctACGTATAATTACACCATTTTAAAGGACCGCTCTTTTATTgaacagattatttttatttcatattttaatctataaaattatatttataacttttttttgggTGGGATAAATCTATTCAGAGTTCCTAAAACCTAACAATCAAAATTGgttgttttgataaaaaaatgaaacgcAAAATgggagattttatatattttaatcttactccaacgatataaataatagatactaactccaaaataaattagaataatgTTGCCAGGCAAATTaccaagaaaatttaatttgaaaaggtAATTTAGAACTTCATTGTGGCAACATTATTCCACTTTAGCgcttagaatttaaaaacaactaaaATGAGACAATTTGTGACAGggtttatacataattattataattgtcttTTGTtgcttcaaattttttttattttttgatttggTTTGGAATCGTAAgcattttaatagttaattttcaTGATATTACGATATTAAACatcttctaaataaaaacgattcaattacaaatttatgcaaaataataacatacatcggaaattttgttaaaaaaaaataactacttaAAATTTGGCGGGAAGATGAAAATTGACAGCTGACAGTtttctaaaagaaaattaatgttgAAGGATCTCAATGCAAGTTTGCATCATTATCCTAAATGAATGGCTTTAAAATTTCTTGATCCGTGAATAAAATCCTAAACAATTTACGAATTACTAACATTCGAACTTGACTTTCAAGGTAATGATGCAAACTTGTACCCAGAATGAAGACTGTTTACACCAATtgctaataaataacaaacatatataataaaataaaccattttttcattaatacttTATGACTTACAAATCGGATCTGCGTTATTTAATGTCGATAATCGGTAGATTTTACGAATGAATTTCGATATACGTAAATGTTTTGAAGGTCTGATGTGACGtttgcattattatttattagtaacgGGCGAAACTGCgttgtgttaaaataatacgttgttggtgttataatattttattggtgtCGTGAACAGTTGGCGGCGGTGTGGTCGCGGTGGTCGCGCCAGTGACGCTCGACGAACTTTCGGATGTAGTTATACGGCTTGGAGTCCTGCTCGCCCAGCACGTTTTCCACCTACGgatgtttgttaaatatttaactgacAACATCTAGAATCACGACCACAACATCAAAAATTTCCATCGATGATTCGGAGCTTCAGCATTTTGGTTAGTTTATGTTTTCTTCTTCCTCACATGAATTTGTCTATGTTTTAAAACTCTAAATATACTGTATAGTATGTAATGCAAggatatattgtatattttatttataacctctcaatttttctataaaaagattaagtggtacattcttataatataaagttgacataagtaagtaagtataatataaagttgacATAACTGAAGCCTTAAAATCAATCtccgatataaaaaaaaccttattctGTATACAAGAAATTCTTTCTACAATCACTTACCTTATATGGCGGTGTGATTGTGACTTCATTGTAGACTCGGATACTCTGCCCCGACCATGAAACATCATCAATGACCCTGGCGATGGCCAGAAACAGTCTTTGACCCTCGGGGTCTAGACACGCTGATAAAGCTGAAACCTGGAATATTGATAACTTGTCAGGATATTATCCAAATAAGTCAATGTCgagttaaataacttaattctaACACAGAATAAATTCATGCTTATATATATGACACCTGTAACTTCTAGAATATCCTGTGCCGGAAGCTCTGCAGGTTGAGTTATGCCTGGGTTCCGTCGGAGAGTTATAGTCACCTATAACCCCTTAAAAGATTGTATCAAATGTATGAAGaagccaatttttttttgtaccaaTTCAGCTATGTTCTGTAAATCTGAGACCATATTTGTAGGCTATGTATCAAGTTGATGGACACCATGACTATACGTCCGTTGTTCTCGGCTCCCAAAAAAAACCTCTCATCTGTATCGAGTCTTATTTACTGCTTAAATAGAAGTGTAGGCAACATGAAATTGATGGCAATTTCtggttaaaattcaaatatatttggcCGATAACAACCAAAGATGAAGGTTGTTCAGAAAGTTTGTCACCGGTTGTTCAGAAAGTTTGCCTGGAACCTGTTGCTTGTTTAATTGGTGGTAAACAATTACCAGATACTATCTGGTTATTGCTACATAAAGTCCTATGGTAGACTTTGTcagtaattaatttgtatggcAAATCTATTTCTTCTAATATCCTCATAATAGTGAGACCAGGTGTCATATGTGTTAAGTCGAGCAGCCAGTTATGCTAGAATTAATCTGACATTCCTTACATATAGATAGTTATGTAAACTTACGCTGGCTTCGaatagttttttgttatataaagatGCAAAACTTAGATCGAGCATTTAGAAGTTGTTTAGCTgtgtttcataaaaacattacacagacacacatatatatatatatatatatatacacacccacacacacacacacacacacatcatATGGACAAAGCAATTTCCGCCGATCTAACAAAGAATATAACcctattatataagaaatatagtaacataactaaaatattgccaaacaatatttaatgtttatcgaAAACATTGAAAGGCGAGTGATGTATGTGCAAGTCACTCCGTCTAGACACAGACATgacttacaattataaaatatacatcctATAAAACAGCTTGTAACAGACATAGTATTGTATCGGAGAAGGCAATTCCTACTCTTTACTCGACTACTTAAATACAAGCAGAATTTAGTGACCTACTTGAAATACAGATATTTAcggcatgtttttttttaatgtcggCCAAGTAACATATCTTTGGCTGTATACAAGAAAGTCTCGGTGTAGTTTGGCTTTTACAGATGTAAATGCACTGATTCTGGATAAGGGCTGACAATAAACTTATATGGCGTGAATATTTGGagggtaaaaatatttatataagccCATACTAGAAAATTTACAGGCCTAAAACTAATGACCCAGTTGTAATGTTTACGAAatcatagttattataattccgttttattaatataaattcagcTATAacataaagtaacaaaatatacaagtttCAATTATACTCACTAGtcgttttttgttttcaattgaATTCCTAACTCTGGTGTTGAGCCTGTGAAGATTCAACGACTGTGGCGGCTCCGGGACAGTTGTAACCTCCTTCTTGATCTGAACGTCGCTGACCAGGGACAGGTTCACGATGTGGACGTCGTGGCGTTTGGGATTACCGCTGGATGATGGGCATTTTAGGATCAACATCTTGGTCTGTGGATCGAAGGCCAGCACCTCGCCCTCGATGTCCTCGTTGTAGCACGTCCGCGTGGCGACGATGCTGCCGATCGTGAAGCAGTCCGAGACTGTGGACATTGTTCCGTGtgttttgtttcttatatGTCCAGGTTTTTCAATGTTGTTGTGCCCAGATCGCTGTCCGCCATAGAATTCTGACTGACAGCTGGACAGatcacatttaaatgtttacggaatacagataaaatagaatatagatttagaaataattatctcATAATCTATTTGAAGTTATCTAGTGTTGTAAATGATGACTAATATGTGTAGAgatcattaaattttctagtttcgttattattatagaattttatatgaaaattattttggacGTTCTtttatttggttatttttgaaaatgaaatgaaatggaattaccatatttttatagcttaatataattgatcgggtattttaagaaatatttaaaactagtttttgtTCGCGCCTTTGTCCGcgtaaatttcagaattagtaATACATAGCTTTTACCCGTGAGTTCGTCCGCattggatagttttttttgtatagtagtatgaaaaaacctgaactatacttttttatacgtATGTTTAATTGTGCCGAGATAAGATGAGGCCATACTAAGTGTGATTGTCataggttaggttaatacattttaagaagaagataggttactgcaatacatttttatatacgatgttttttgtttttccttccttggccaaaaacgtatttttcccatgggaatgcgtgGTTTTCCCGCGGTcaaaagtaactcatgtcctttcttaagtttcaaactatctccttaccaaattacatttaaatctgttcagtagtttaggcgtaaaAGCGATCGGCTCACCTGAATGTTTTCATGGGAATGCGTCATTTTCCCGgggtaaaaagtagcctatgtcctttctcgagtatcaaaatatcttcataccaaatttcgtgcaaattgtttcagtagtttaggcgtgattgactaacagacagacagacagagttactttcgcatttataatattggtatGGATAAAATCAATCGTCCAGTGTTGAGGACTAGGTTATTATTAGTAcagcatttattttttcacatcACTCCTACATGTTCATGATAATAGTATCGTCATATAATTTGTCCTATCGTAGTTATCTGCCTGAAACGATAAACCTTACGccaaagaggttttatatctGTGgaactgaattatttttttagtgcaGAGTAACTCGAGATGATaaagttcttaaaaaaaaaaaccgttgATGTTGTCAAAACTTTCCACGAGGCCAGTGCGAGTGAGGCCGCATATAAAAAGGTGTAGAGTAATTTCCTGTGtatgactttttttataacaagaaaCAAACGAAGGTTTGATACAAAACGACATTTGTTTCATCGGATAGAGTTtgatgttttcattattaagaatatattaatatatatatatatatattattaaatggaccaattctat
This window harbors:
- the LOC116778489 gene encoding protein LSM12, with the translated sequence MSTVSDCFTIGSIVATRTCYNEDIEGEVLAFDPQTKMLILKCPSSSGNPKRHDVHIVNLSLVSDVQIKKEVTTVPEPPQSLNLHRLNTRVRNSIENKKRLVSALSACLDPEGQRLFLAIARVIDDVSWSGQSIRVYNEVTITPPYKVENVLGEQDSKPYNYIRKFVERHWRDHRDHTAANCSRHQ